The Bradyrhizobium barranii subsp. barranii genome segment GTCAGCGGCTATCTCCGTACCATTCCGCCGCCGGGCCAGCCGCGCTTGCAGGGCGCCGATGCCACCCATGCCTGGGTGTCGCTGTGGTGCGGCGCGGAGCTTGGCTGGGTCGATTTCGATCCGACCAATGATTTGCTGGTCGCCAACGATCACATCGTGCTCGCGGTCGGGCGCGACTTTTCCGACGTCTCGCCGGTCGACGGCATCATTGTCGGCTCGCCGAAGCAGAAGCTCGGCGTCGCCGTGGACGTGCTGCTGGTGGAATAAAAGCGGTCTCGCCGGCTCGGCCAGGCTGTGTCGCGGCCCGACCGCAACCGTGATGTCGCAGGGCACAACAGCAACATATTTCCGTAAATTCGTCCCGGCGTTTGGTCACTTGGCCCAAGATGGGCTATGCTGGCCGTTGCGTTGAGGACACGAATGAGACGTCGGGAGCTGGCGTGGGACACCACCGACAAGCGGGGCTGCATCCATGATGACGTTACCGAGACTGGCGGCTGAATCCCTGGAGAAGTTGCTGGGCTCGTTCATGCGTCGCAGGTACGACGATTCCTATGCCAGGGTGGTGGAGGCCTCGACGCGCACTGCGATGGAATGCATCGGCAACAGCGACGCGCTCTATCACAATATCGAGCATACGATGCTGGTGACGCTGGCGGCCCAGGCGATCATGCTTGGCCGCAATCTGCACACGCACCTCGATGCCGAGGACTATATCCATATCCTGATCGCCTGCCTTGCGCACGACATCGGCTATGTTCGCGGGCTGTTTCCGGAGGACGACGAAGACGGTTTCGTGGTTGACGAGGCCGGCACCAAGGTGTCGCTGCCGCGCGGCGCGTCGGATGCCAGTCTGATGATGTATCACGTTGATCGTTCGATGCTTTTCGTGCGACGACGGCTGCCACCGATCCGCGGTATCGACAGTGAGCGCGTCGCCCGCGCCATCGAGGGCACCCGCTTCCCGGCCCGCGAAGGCCAGGAGTACGACGACGAAGCCTCGATCCTGCGCGCCGCCGACTTCATCGGCCAGCTCGGCGATCCCAACTATCTGCGCAAGGCCAACGCGCTCTATTACGAGTTCGAAGAGGTCGGCATCAACCGCCAGCTCGGCTACGACTCGCCCGCCGACATCGTGAACCGCTATCCACAATTCTACTGGAACAGCGTCGCACCGCACATCCAGACCGAGATCAGCTACCTCAACAAGACCGAGATCGGCCGGCAGTGGATCGCCAATCTCTACAGCAATGTGTTCCGCGCCGAACGCGAGATCTCGCTGTCAGGCCCGCAGAAATAGCCCCCGTAGCCCGCATGGAGCGAAGCGGAATGCGGGGACGCCTGCATCCGCGATCCCGGATTGCGCTGCGCTCCATCCAGGCTACCGCCTCTCAACTCCGTGAGTAAATCATGCAACAAAAAACCATCACCACGGAAATCCTCGACATCGCCTATCTCGAATACGGCGCACCGGATGGCTGGCCCTGCATCATGGGCCACGGCTTTCCCTATGATGTGAACGCCTATGCCGAGGCCGCGCCGCTGATCGCGGAAGCGGGCGCGCGGGTGCTTGTGCCCTGGCTGCGCGGCTACGGGCCGACGCGGTTCCGGTCCGCCGCGACGCTGCGCTCCGGCGAGCAGGCGGCGCTCGGCGCCGATCTGCTGGCCTTCATGGATGCGCTTCGCATCGAACGCGCGGTCCTCGGCGGTTACGATTGGGGCGGGCGCGCGGCCTGCGTGGTCTCGGTGCTGCATCCCGAGCGCGTGATCGCCCTCGTCTCCGGCAATTC includes the following:
- a CDS encoding HD domain-containing protein; amino-acid sequence: MMTLPRLAAESLEKLLGSFMRRRYDDSYARVVEASTRTAMECIGNSDALYHNIEHTMLVTLAAQAIMLGRNLHTHLDAEDYIHILIACLAHDIGYVRGLFPEDDEDGFVVDEAGTKVSLPRGASDASLMMYHVDRSMLFVRRRLPPIRGIDSERVARAIEGTRFPAREGQEYDDEASILRAADFIGQLGDPNYLRKANALYYEFEEVGINRQLGYDSPADIVNRYPQFYWNSVAPHIQTEISYLNKTEIGRQWIANLYSNVFRAEREISLSGPQK